A stretch of the Salvelinus fontinalis isolate EN_2023a chromosome 22, ASM2944872v1, whole genome shotgun sequence genome encodes the following:
- the s100u gene encoding S100 calcium binding protein U yields MESAIQTVVGVFLKSAKGKESLGGNDFQKLVKSQLHNIMMDTDSSEAVKNMRQGLDSNQDGKVNFEEYMNLVGYLATSLSVQCTAAVETPAESAATAPEIGSTPADVEEEKPEVEAQPEGALAEPEAATAVEEEKVEVVEVVEEVEKVEEPAAAGEKIEEAS; encoded by the exons ATGGAGTCGGCCATTCAGACTGTAGTTGGTGTCTTCCTGAAGTCCGCCAAGGGGAAGGAGAGTTTGGGAGGGAATGACTTCCAGAAGCTGGTGAAGAGCCAGCTCCACAACATCATGATG GACACGGACAGCTCCGAGGCGGTGAAGAATATGCGACAGGGCCTGGACTCCAACCAGGACGGTAAAGTCAACTTCGAGGAGTACATGAACCTGGTGGGCTACCTGGCAACCTCCCTGAGTGTGCAATGCACCGCCGCCGTGGAGACGCCAGCCGAGAGCGCTGCCACCGCACCGGAGATCGGGAGTACACCAGCAGACGTAGAGGAAGAGAAGCCAGAAGTGGAGGCACAGCCAGAGGGGGCATTGGCAGAGCCAGAGGCAGCCACAGCTGTAGAGGAAGAGAAGGTGGAAGTGGTGGAAGTGGTGGAAGAGGTGGAAAAGGTGGAGGAGCCAGCAGCAGCcggggagaagatagaggaggcgTCATAG
- the pbxip1a gene encoding pre-B-cell leukemia transcription factor-interacting protein 1, with protein MSDNSSSTGSSRSGSLTTSWTMLSPEEAPEIVDPVDDGTGSLCDVPSLSEEVAGATVETKPSDPETPIETVLSEEGQQVCQEMAPDTCEGPAPSRPTLLSQSPTSGVPLDHDLESQPEPPIIHSMVTSSPTDNEQLAAMPFVTHVDLVVPLDVSFTEPPPSEVEPELCSVPESSPLDTHTDTSPVPERIAPSAEHDISIHTETPTPTGPPSDTDIGPAPESPAPDSPPPDTIGSEDAAQEPSLETGETELPEKVTDIPKEKESPSSFDFGRADTSTEEGNGLRRRNVAPTMTSDDDDEEVEFKLAERKGGKKGFSMNTCIVASLVLLCLGSLFLSDDSDELSVAEQNQDWLNDPQKMKALLDKLTQENHQISQLETQLQAHKEELDSALNAGSATGNKNRKGDLEQENTLKEELSSLPGLKEELELLRARVTELSQLTAANQDTAPPPSSPTPPPTGQPGISNQSSTTVVPERRSDLREGARVKEELQRQKVLLEESRKRLEGRKKDEGYQKRVRESLAEIQRRLSEQVEKMGRRSEGKKKPWESRNKDGKKDKDNSKGHWKNEEKKGEKYCKHGMEGRWKEKDERKERDWKANKENSHKEACKKSQDEWEKEKNERRLDRDKRKQERPWQSRKDYKKKSNHHHQDSNYQEQHQPHQYEHTSFWKHQEEKLGRNVRPLAGCSSVEDCASQEGLFPVELSEFEELLDGYLSKLERATSDSKAEIQKLAAMFFRDGVFVHDKVLFSDFAEDVADILEDMVDILEVGGQDDDALEEAMEEFEREALWKFAATT; from the exons ATGTCTGATAACAGCAGCAGCACAGGCAGCAGCCGCAGCGGATCCTTGACCACCAGTTGGACCATGCTGTCCCCAGAG GAAGCTCCTGAAATTGTTGATCCTGTGGATGATGGGACTGGGAGTCTTTGTGATGTCCCTAGTCTGTCAGAGGAAGTCGCAG GGGCCACTGTGGAGACTAAGCCGAGTGACCCGGAGACTCCAATAGAAACAGTGTTGTCAGAGGAGGGCCAACAG GTTTGCCAGGAAATGGCTCCTGATACCTGTGAGGGCCCTGCCCCCTCCAGACCTACCCTGTTAAGCCAATCCCCGACTAGCGGTGTGCCCCTTGACCATGACCTGGAGAGTCAACCTGAGCCCCCCATCATCCATTCTATGGTAACCAGCTCCCCCACTGACAATGAGCAACTCGCTGCCATGCCCTTTGTCACTCATGTCGACCTGGTTGTGCCATTGGATGTATCCTTCACAGAACCACCCCCCTCAGAGGTTGAGCCTGAGTTATGCTCCGTCCCTGAGAGCTCTCCTCTTGATACCCACACTGATACAAGCCCTGTACCTGAGCGTATTGCCCCTAGTGCTGAACATGACATAAGCATTCACACAGAGACTCCCACCCCAACGGGCCCGCCATCTGACACTGATATTGGCCCTGCCCCAGAAAGCCCAGCCCCTGATAGTCCTCCTCCAGATACCATTGGTTCAGAGGATGCAGCACAAGAGCCATCACTGGAAACGGGGGAGACAGAATTGCCTGAAAAGGTGACTGATATACCAAAGGAAAAAG aATCTCCCAGTAGCTTTGACTTTGGACGAGCTGACACGAGTACTGAGGAAGGAAATGGTCTGAGGAGGAGAAATGTGGCACCAACAATGACAtcggatgatgatgatgaggaggtgGAGTTCAAACTAGCAGAGAGGAAAGGGGGGAAGAAGGGCTTTTCTATGAACACATGTATTGTGGCATCCCTGGTCCTGCTCTGTCTAGGGTCCCTCTTCCTCTCCG ATGACTCGGATGAGCTGAGTGTGGCAGAACAAAACCAG GACTGGCTAAACGATCCTCAGAAGATGAAGGCGCTTTTGGACAAACTGACACAAGAAAATCATCAAATCTCCCAGTTAGAAACACAGCTCCAG GCCCATAAAGAAGAACTTGACTCAGCACTAAATGCAGGATCAGCAACGGGTAATAAAAACAGAAAAGGAGATCTGGAGCAAGAAAATACTTTGAAAGAAGAGCTGTCATCCCTGCCTGGCCTGAAGGAGGAGCTGGAGTTGCTGAGGGCCAGAGTGACCGAACTGTCCCAACTCACTGCAG CCAACCAGGATACAGCCCCACCGCCCTCAAGCCCAACTCCACCACCTACTGGCCAACCTGGAATTAGCAACCAGAGTAGCACCACAGTAGTGCCCGAAAGGAGGAGTGACCTGAGAGAGGGTGCCAGGGTGAAGGAAGAGCTTCAGAGGCAGAAGGTGCTGTTGGAGGAAAGCAGGAAGAGACTGGAGGGGAGGAAGAAGGATGAAGGGTACCagaagagggtgagggagagcctgGCTGAGATCCAGAGGAGGCTCAGTGAGCAGGTGGagaagatggggaggaggagtgagggCAAGAAAAAGCCATGGGAAAGCAGGAACAAGGATGGGAAAAAAGACAAGGACAACAGCAAAGGCCACTGGAAAAAtgaagagaagaagggagagaagtACTGTAAACATGGCATGGAGGGCAGATGGAAGGAGAAGgatgagagaaaggagagggactgGAAGGCTAACAAAGAAAACTCTCATAAAGAGGCCTGCAAGAAATCCCAGGATGaatgggagaaggagaagaacgAGCGCAGGCTGGACAGGGATAAAAGAAAGCAGGAGAGGCCCTGGCAGTCCAGGAAAGACTACAAGAAAAAGTCCAATCATCACCATCAAGACTCCAACTATCAGGAGCAACATCAGCCCCATCAATATGAACACACCAGCTTCTGGAAGCACCAGGAAGAGAAACTTGGACGCAACGTTCGCCCCCTGGCGGGCTGCAGCAGTGTTGAGGACTGCGCTAGCCAGGAAGGGCTCTTTCCCGTGGAACTGTCTGAATTCGAGGAGTTGTTAGATGGCTACCTGAGCAAGCTGGAGAGGGCTACATCGGACAGCAAGGCCGAGATCCAGAAGCTGGCCGCCATGTTTTTCCGAGACGGTGTGTTCGTCCATGACAAAGTGCTCTTCAGTGACTTCGCTGAAGATGTGGCGGACATTTTAGAGGACATGGTGGACATTTTGGAGGTTGGTGGGCAGGATGATGACGCCCTGGAGGAGGCGATGGAGGAGTTTGAGCGAGAAGCTTTGTGGAAGTTTGCAGCCACTACATAG